One segment of Luteolibacter rhizosphaerae DNA contains the following:
- a CDS encoding response regulator transcription factor has product MLGKSYFDLAQAIYRATNFDDFVDLLVAKVPHLIGADEVVVLEKSPLSGYSAVSDHGPLAKRLREKLPTINRLIVEHPIQGRVDFDKPGDLGFAMSDYTAPGDYKQSRFVQEVFGDLAPNEVLFGAISVSRRRNAYIHCYLAAGAFAFQARERFDAILLTARGVLDRMAALNVESSVRAKLLEGTTSSPMAVFAVTPNGKVFAVNHAAVALSETWWGPDEPTLELKPDLVAELDRELDRSWDNAVTPLWKDLVLDLGGGELTFAALPKLSGETLLLHRMAGPGDAEEAVSILTKRQREIMDWIAEGKTSSEAAIILGISPRTVEKHLEAVFQRLGVENRIAAMRRYLDLKRGI; this is encoded by the coding sequence GTGCTCGGAAAATCTTACTTCGATTTAGCTCAAGCCATCTATCGCGCCACTAATTTCGACGATTTCGTGGATCTTTTGGTGGCCAAGGTGCCGCATTTGATCGGAGCGGATGAGGTGGTGGTGCTGGAGAAGAGCCCCTTGAGCGGCTACAGCGCCGTTTCGGACCACGGTCCGCTGGCGAAGCGGCTGCGTGAAAAGCTGCCCACGATCAACCGCTTGATCGTGGAACACCCGATTCAAGGACGGGTGGATTTCGACAAGCCGGGGGACCTCGGCTTCGCGATGAGCGACTACACCGCGCCGGGCGACTACAAGCAGAGCCGTTTCGTGCAGGAAGTCTTCGGTGACTTGGCGCCGAACGAGGTGCTTTTCGGGGCGATCTCGGTTTCACGCCGGCGGAATGCCTACATTCATTGTTACCTCGCGGCGGGCGCGTTTGCCTTCCAAGCCCGGGAGCGCTTCGACGCGATCTTGCTGACCGCCCGGGGCGTGCTGGATCGCATGGCGGCTCTGAACGTGGAATCCTCGGTGAGAGCGAAGCTCTTGGAGGGCACGACCAGTTCGCCCATGGCGGTTTTCGCTGTGACTCCGAACGGGAAAGTATTCGCCGTGAACCACGCCGCAGTGGCCCTTTCGGAAACTTGGTGGGGGCCGGACGAGCCCACCTTGGAACTCAAGCCGGATCTGGTGGCGGAGTTGGATCGCGAACTGGATCGGAGTTGGGACAATGCGGTCACACCGCTTTGGAAGGATCTGGTGCTTGATCTCGGAGGTGGTGAATTGACCTTCGCCGCGCTGCCGAAGCTCAGCGGGGAAACGCTTCTCCTCCACCGGATGGCGGGCCCGGGCGATGCCGAGGAGGCGGTCAGCATTCTGACCAAACGCCAGCGCGAAATCATGGATTGGATCGCCGAGGGCAAAACCAGCTCGGAAGCGGCCATCATCCTGGGAATCAGTCCCCGGACCGTGGAGAAACACCTCGAGGCCGTGTTCCAGCGGCTGGGTGTGGAGAACCGCATTGCGGCCATGCGCCGCTATCTCGATTTGAAGCGCGGGATTTGA
- a CDS encoding YqgE/AlgH family protein, producing the protein MSESESDLEIHLQGKILLADPSLHDGIFDRSVILLADHSAEEGAFGLILNHPTGHNVGDFLKEDAFDPLRNIAVHLGGPVSREHLTFSAFWWTEDDRLKWHVRIPVDQAIRRSRQPGTLVRAFVGYSGWTAGQLEGEIKRNTWITTQPNSDLLGQTHDRDLWAGILRSMSPYHRVLAEAPDNPRAN; encoded by the coding sequence ATGAGCGAATCGGAAAGCGATCTGGAGATCCACCTGCAGGGCAAGATCCTGCTGGCGGATCCGTCCCTGCACGATGGGATTTTCGACCGTTCGGTGATCCTGCTAGCCGATCACTCGGCGGAGGAAGGAGCCTTCGGGCTGATCCTCAACCACCCCACCGGGCACAATGTCGGTGACTTCCTGAAGGAGGATGCGTTCGATCCCTTGAGAAACATTGCGGTTCATCTCGGTGGCCCTGTTTCCCGCGAGCATCTGACCTTCTCCGCTTTCTGGTGGACGGAGGACGATCGTCTGAAATGGCATGTCCGAATCCCGGTCGATCAGGCGATTCGCCGCAGCCGTCAGCCCGGTACCTTGGTGCGAGCTTTCGTCGGCTACTCCGGGTGGACCGCAGGTCAGCTGGAAGGGGAGATCAAACGGAACACCTGGATCACCACGCAGCCGAATTCCGATCTGCTGGGGCAGACGCATGATCGCGACCTCTGGGCCGGGATCTTGCGTTCGATGTCACCTTACCATCGTGTGCTCGCCGAGGCACCCGACAATCCGCGGGCGAACTGA
- a CDS encoding DUF1592 domain-containing protein encodes MHFSRIHSCLWFTGVVLAARTQGAPFGDGIKPLLEQHCVSCHSEKKHKGDLNLERFETLDHALKEPRIWQQVIEQIEEGEMPPEDEPPLSAEDKEKLLGGVREMLHDAALANAGDPGPVVLRRLSNAEYTWTLRDLTGVGSLDPAREFPVDGAAGEGFTNAGAALVMSPALVSKYLEAAKDVAAHAVLLPDGIEFSPHTTRRDWTEVKLAAIREIYSRYSVPGEGMALNLQGLRFQTLDGGSLPLERYFAATLEDAGRLAEGEFKDVAATRQLSAKYLKILWDALNETDPSYPMAGIRELWQASKPGDGKVLADAVKGWQQSLWRFHSTGQIGKPNGPKSWQEAVTPIAKARELRLKIPGEWKGNAVVSLLTQDARDGSEGDAVRWEEPSLLHGKLPPIPLQQVEVFDAKLGELLGKESSRTVAYLEVLEELKAGKAQAVVVAERGLDERVLQRWIDLAGIGGSGTPEIRGHFKTKLSDIGGFPDVKGWGSAQTPSMTVNGAGETVRFSTLTLPPRSVSLHPSPDREASIVWRSPIAGKLRVSGEVTDADGSCGNGVAWRVDRISRSGRLGVAAGMMDNGGRDSFASEGEVAVGVGDLIALGINPRDGKHVCDTTQVSLVMTEVAGGASWDLKEVIDRVDDGNPLPDTAGHPEVWHFCATALKEENRSKLPEGSALAKWVKLVTDGGAREEVAAAAKAVQDLQAGAADVNEADLKLRSLLADIDGPMAWGVMALRGLEQDDLRAEGAGRMDFKIPARLAESAEVVVKATLESGSVVTSLAATDGSRSIHSGEMPVLAKDAAVERVSNGFGAFHSVFPAALCYSKIVPVDEVVTLRLFYREDEMLQRLVLDEGETAELDRLWDELEFVSLAPLKLVDAFEQLSQYVTQGGNPKEIEPMSQMVTEGADRFRAAMVAAEPGHVERVISFADRAWRRPLADAEKEALRQLYRKLRAEELAHEDAVRLVLARVLTAPAFLYKMETPGPARDSAEVSDHELATRLSYFLTSSGPDDRLRELAAAGRLKDSDALAGEASRLLGSPHRLAIEFGTQWLHVRGIDQLDEKSETVFPEFVGIRNDLNEEPVRFFEDFFRTNASILDLLEADHVFVNGRLAKYYGIEGVEGEEWRRVDGVAKKGRGGILGFGATLAKQSGASRTSPILRGTWVCETLLGEHLPPPPKDVPLLPEQPPANLSERELTEMHANHPACSRCHAKIDPYGFSLEHYDAIGRFRALDLTGKPVNAKAETPDGKTLVGIEGLRSYLAGDRKEDFVGQFCRKLLGYALGRGVLISDEPLLEEIETALVADGYRVGIAVDKIVRSKQFREIRGKDHPNDH; translated from the coding sequence ATGCATTTCTCGCGAATCCATTCCTGCCTGTGGTTTACGGGAGTGGTGCTTGCGGCTCGCACGCAGGGGGCTCCCTTCGGAGATGGGATCAAGCCGCTGTTAGAGCAGCACTGTGTCTCCTGTCATTCGGAGAAGAAGCACAAGGGTGACTTGAATCTCGAACGGTTTGAGACCTTGGATCACGCGCTGAAAGAGCCGCGGATCTGGCAGCAGGTGATCGAACAGATCGAGGAGGGAGAGATGCCTCCGGAGGACGAACCCCCGCTCTCTGCGGAGGACAAGGAGAAGCTTTTGGGCGGTGTCCGGGAGATGTTGCACGATGCCGCGCTGGCCAATGCCGGCGATCCGGGGCCGGTCGTGCTGCGGCGTCTGTCGAATGCCGAGTACACATGGACCCTGCGGGATCTGACCGGGGTGGGGTCGCTCGATCCGGCGCGGGAGTTTCCGGTCGATGGGGCCGCCGGAGAGGGCTTCACCAATGCGGGGGCGGCACTGGTGATGTCGCCGGCGCTGGTGAGCAAGTATCTGGAAGCGGCCAAGGATGTGGCGGCGCATGCCGTGCTCCTGCCGGACGGGATCGAATTTTCCCCGCACACGACGCGTCGGGATTGGACGGAAGTGAAGCTTGCGGCCATCCGGGAGATCTACTCGCGTTACTCGGTGCCGGGAGAGGGGATGGCCTTGAACCTGCAGGGCCTCCGCTTCCAAACCCTGGATGGAGGCTCCCTGCCGCTTGAGAGGTATTTCGCAGCTACTCTTGAAGATGCCGGGCGCTTGGCGGAGGGGGAGTTCAAGGATGTGGCGGCGACGCGGCAGCTCAGCGCGAAGTATCTCAAGATCCTTTGGGATGCGCTGAACGAGACCGATCCATCCTACCCGATGGCGGGCATCCGCGAGCTGTGGCAGGCGTCCAAGCCGGGAGATGGGAAGGTCTTGGCGGATGCGGTGAAAGGCTGGCAGCAGTCCTTGTGGCGCTTCCACTCGACCGGGCAGATCGGCAAGCCCAATGGCCCGAAGTCCTGGCAGGAAGCGGTGACACCGATCGCCAAGGCCCGGGAACTAAGATTGAAGATACCCGGGGAATGGAAGGGGAATGCGGTGGTATCGCTGCTCACGCAGGACGCGCGTGATGGCAGCGAGGGGGATGCAGTGCGCTGGGAGGAGCCGAGCTTGCTGCACGGCAAGCTCCCGCCGATTCCCTTGCAGCAGGTCGAAGTCTTCGATGCCAAACTAGGCGAGCTGTTAGGCAAGGAGTCTTCGCGCACCGTGGCCTATTTGGAGGTGCTGGAAGAGCTCAAGGCGGGCAAGGCTCAAGCGGTCGTGGTGGCGGAGCGCGGACTGGATGAACGCGTGCTGCAGCGATGGATTGATCTAGCAGGAATTGGTGGTTCAGGCACACCGGAGATCCGGGGGCACTTCAAGACGAAGCTTTCCGATATCGGCGGGTTTCCGGATGTGAAGGGCTGGGGATCGGCCCAGACACCGAGCATGACGGTGAATGGTGCCGGAGAGACGGTGCGCTTCAGCACGCTGACGCTCCCTCCGCGCAGTGTCTCGCTGCATCCGTCGCCCGATCGGGAGGCGTCGATTGTTTGGCGCAGCCCGATTGCAGGGAAGCTGCGGGTCTCCGGGGAGGTAACGGATGCCGACGGGAGCTGCGGCAATGGCGTGGCATGGCGGGTGGATCGGATCTCGCGTTCGGGGCGGCTTGGCGTGGCTGCCGGGATGATGGATAATGGAGGGCGCGATTCTTTCGCTTCGGAGGGAGAAGTCGCGGTGGGGGTGGGAGATTTGATCGCTCTGGGAATCAACCCGCGTGATGGAAAGCATGTATGCGATACCACTCAGGTGTCGCTGGTGATGACCGAGGTGGCAGGTGGGGCGAGTTGGGATCTGAAGGAGGTGATCGACCGCGTGGATGACGGCAATCCGCTTCCCGATACGGCGGGGCATCCGGAGGTGTGGCATTTTTGTGCGACTGCTTTGAAGGAGGAGAATCGATCGAAGCTGCCCGAGGGCTCGGCTTTGGCAAAGTGGGTGAAGCTTGTGACGGATGGTGGCGCGCGCGAGGAGGTCGCCGCGGCGGCCAAGGCGGTGCAGGATCTTCAAGCTGGAGCTGCAGATGTGAACGAGGCGGATCTCAAGCTGCGGTCGCTGCTTGCGGATATCGACGGGCCGATGGCTTGGGGCGTGATGGCACTGCGAGGATTGGAGCAGGATGACCTGCGTGCCGAGGGAGCGGGTCGGATGGATTTCAAGATCCCCGCGAGATTGGCGGAAAGTGCGGAGGTCGTGGTGAAGGCGACCTTGGAATCAGGCAGCGTGGTGACGAGCCTTGCCGCGACCGATGGATCGAGATCGATCCACTCCGGGGAAATGCCGGTGCTGGCGAAGGATGCGGCGGTGGAGCGGGTGAGCAATGGCTTCGGTGCCTTCCACTCGGTATTCCCCGCGGCGCTCTGCTATTCGAAGATCGTGCCCGTGGATGAGGTGGTGACCCTGCGCTTGTTCTATCGCGAGGACGAGATGTTGCAGCGGTTGGTGCTTGATGAGGGCGAGACTGCGGAACTGGACCGGCTGTGGGACGAACTGGAGTTCGTGAGCCTCGCCCCGCTGAAGCTCGTGGATGCCTTCGAGCAACTGTCCCAGTATGTGACGCAGGGCGGGAATCCGAAGGAGATCGAGCCAATGAGTCAAATGGTGACGGAAGGAGCGGATCGTTTTCGAGCAGCGATGGTGGCGGCAGAGCCGGGGCATGTGGAACGCGTGATCTCGTTTGCGGATCGTGCGTGGAGGCGCCCCTTGGCCGATGCGGAGAAGGAGGCGCTGCGACAGCTCTACAGGAAGCTGCGTGCGGAGGAATTGGCGCATGAGGATGCGGTGCGCCTGGTGCTCGCGCGGGTGCTGACCGCACCGGCCTTCCTCTACAAGATGGAGACCCCGGGGCCGGCGAGGGACTCGGCCGAGGTGAGCGATCACGAATTGGCGACGCGCCTGAGCTATTTCCTCACCAGTAGCGGGCCGGATGATCGCTTGAGGGAGCTTGCCGCGGCAGGACGCTTGAAGGATTCCGATGCCTTGGCTGGTGAGGCGAGCCGTCTTCTCGGTTCGCCGCACCGGCTGGCAATCGAGTTCGGCACGCAGTGGCTGCATGTGCGGGGCATCGATCAGCTCGATGAGAAGAGCGAGACGGTGTTCCCGGAGTTCGTCGGGATCCGCAATGATCTCAATGAGGAGCCGGTGAGGTTCTTCGAGGATTTCTTCCGAACAAACGCGAGCATCTTGGATTTGCTGGAGGCCGATCATGTGTTCGTGAACGGACGCCTGGCGAAATACTACGGGATCGAGGGTGTGGAGGGAGAGGAATGGCGGCGCGTGGACGGGGTCGCGAAGAAGGGCCGCGGCGGCATCCTTGGTTTCGGGGCTACCTTGGCGAAGCAGAGTGGTGCGTCGCGAACGAGCCCGATCCTGCGCGGCACTTGGGTCTGCGAGACTTTGCTCGGGGAGCACTTGCCGCCGCCGCCGAAGGACGTGCCGCTGCTGCCGGAGCAGCCGCCTGCGAATCTCTCCGAGCGCGAGCTGACCGAGATGCATGCGAACCATCCCGCGTGCTCGCGCTGTCACGCAAAGATCGATCCTTACGGCTTCTCCCTTGAGCACTATGATGCGATTGGTCGCTTCCGTGCGCTTGACCTGACCGGCAAGCCGGTGAATGCGAAGGCTGAGACACCGGATGGCAAGACCCTGGTGGGGATCGAGGGCTTGAGAAGCTACCTCGCGGGAGACCGGA
- a CDS encoding endonuclease/exonuclease/phosphatase family protein, producing the protein MKISRLAALVSLLAMAGASATEVRLMAWNVEWYPGGSPKPEEAAVDTQKKLVTEVVQREKPDILIGQELRNWQVFADLASSVPDLRAVVVSSFRNDQGAGLWPQQVGIASKLPVEATWAEAWKQSADTPPRGFSFAAVNLPAPETGVLLVYAVHLKSNRGGGSPEQDAGNYRMREESAHQLLRHIAEMERATFKGRVRGVVIAGDLNTNHDGQFGDKTLEILSAGGFHNTWNAVPRAERLSWRGSSAYEPTTFDYILTKGLGSGTARLAEAPKGASDHWPVLITFTFGGEAKAAPNE; encoded by the coding sequence ATGAAAATCTCCCGTCTCGCCGCCTTGGTTTCCCTGCTCGCCATGGCCGGCGCTTCCGCCACTGAAGTCCGCCTGATGGCGTGGAATGTCGAATGGTATCCCGGCGGCAGCCCGAAACCCGAGGAGGCCGCGGTCGATACACAGAAGAAACTGGTGACCGAAGTCGTGCAGCGCGAGAAGCCGGATATCCTCATCGGCCAGGAACTGCGCAACTGGCAGGTATTCGCCGATCTGGCCTCCAGCGTGCCGGACTTGCGAGCGGTGGTGGTCTCCTCCTTCCGGAACGATCAAGGGGCCGGACTCTGGCCCCAGCAAGTAGGCATCGCCAGCAAGCTGCCGGTGGAAGCCACTTGGGCGGAAGCATGGAAGCAAAGCGCGGACACCCCGCCCCGCGGCTTCAGCTTCGCCGCGGTGAATCTCCCCGCTCCTGAAACCGGCGTGCTCCTGGTCTATGCGGTCCACCTGAAGAGCAATCGTGGCGGCGGATCTCCGGAACAAGATGCGGGCAACTACCGGATGCGGGAAGAATCCGCCCACCAGCTGCTACGCCACATCGCCGAGATGGAGAGGGCCACCTTCAAGGGCCGCGTGCGCGGCGTGGTGATCGCGGGCGATCTCAACACGAATCACGACGGCCAGTTTGGTGACAAGACTCTGGAAATCCTAAGCGCCGGCGGCTTCCACAATACCTGGAACGCCGTGCCGCGTGCCGAGCGACTGAGCTGGCGCGGCAGCAGCGCCTACGAGCCGACCACTTTCGACTACATCCTCACCAAGGGATTGGGAAGCGGGACGGCCCGTCTCGCCGAAGCCCCGAAGGGCGCGAGCGATCACTGGCCCGTCTTGATCACTTTCACCTTCGGCGGGGAAGCGAAGGCTGCGCCGAACGAGTAA
- a CDS encoding pseudouridine synthase, protein MLIAFHKPYGVLSQFTPDHPGQRTLAEFGFPKDVFPIGRLDQDSEGLLLLGNERAVVSRLLDPVHGHPRTYQVQVEGLAAPESVSRLSAGGLDLKGHRTLPCSARLLDPAPLHPPRDPPVRYRKSVPDCWLELTLTEGKNRQVRRMTAAVGHPTLRLIRVAIGKLTLAPLEAGTWRELDPEARRFLGVR, encoded by the coding sequence ATGCTGATCGCCTTTCACAAACCTTATGGCGTCCTTAGCCAATTCACGCCCGATCACCCCGGCCAACGGACCCTGGCGGAGTTCGGCTTTCCAAAGGACGTTTTCCCCATCGGCCGCCTCGATCAGGATTCGGAGGGGCTCCTTCTTCTCGGGAACGAGCGCGCCGTGGTGAGCCGCCTGCTCGATCCGGTGCATGGCCACCCCCGGACCTACCAAGTGCAGGTGGAGGGCCTGGCCGCCCCGGAGTCGGTGTCGCGCCTTTCCGCCGGCGGACTGGATCTCAAGGGACACCGCACCCTGCCCTGCAGCGCCCGCCTGCTTGACCCCGCTCCGCTTCATCCGCCCCGCGATCCTCCGGTCCGCTACCGCAAGAGCGTTCCCGATTGCTGGCTGGAGCTGACCCTGACCGAAGGGAAGAACCGCCAAGTGCGCCGCATGACCGCCGCCGTGGGCCATCCCACCCTGCGGCTGATCCGCGTGGCGATCGGCAAGCTGACTTTGGCTCCCTTGGAGGCCGGGACTTGGAGAGAACTGGATCCCGAGGCACGCAGATTTCTCGGGGTCCGCTGA